From a region of the Methylocystis hirsuta genome:
- the metF gene encoding methylenetetrahydrofolate reductase [NAD(P)H] produces MFNALHPTASPNQFTISYEFFPPKTPEMETQLWQTINRLAALKPHFVSVTYGAGGTTRERTHSIVARIVRETEMKPAAHLTCVSAAREDVDAILRDYWDAGVRHIVALRGDPPTGVGSKFEAHPKGYATSTDLVSGIRRIADFEISVSTYPEGHPESASIEQDLDALQAKVDAGATRAITQFFFDNDVYFRFLDKARGRGITIPIVPGIMPIRNFKQVAGFAQKAGASVPRWLAERFDGLDEDPETRALIAATTAVEQVMSLARAGVNEFHFYTNNRADLVFAICHLLGVRPVRERAIA; encoded by the coding sequence ATGTTTAACGCTCTTCATCCCACGGCGTCGCCCAACCAATTTACGATCTCCTATGAATTCTTCCCGCCCAAGACGCCGGAGATGGAGACGCAACTCTGGCAGACGATCAATCGGCTGGCGGCGCTCAAACCGCATTTCGTCTCCGTCACCTATGGCGCGGGCGGCACCACCCGCGAGCGCACCCATTCGATCGTCGCGCGCATCGTGCGCGAGACCGAGATGAAGCCGGCCGCGCATCTCACCTGCGTTTCCGCCGCGCGCGAAGACGTCGACGCGATCCTGCGCGACTATTGGGACGCCGGCGTTCGCCATATCGTGGCGCTGCGCGGCGATCCGCCGACAGGCGTAGGGTCGAAATTCGAGGCGCATCCGAAGGGCTACGCCACGTCGACCGATCTCGTGAGCGGCATTCGTCGGATCGCGGATTTTGAGATTTCCGTGTCGACCTATCCCGAAGGCCATCCGGAAAGCGCCTCGATCGAACAGGATCTCGACGCGCTTCAGGCGAAGGTCGACGCCGGCGCGACACGCGCCATCACGCAGTTCTTCTTCGACAATGACGTCTACTTCAGGTTCCTCGACAAGGCCCGCGGGCGAGGGATTACGATTCCGATCGTTCCCGGCATCATGCCGATCCGCAATTTCAAACAGGTCGCCGGCTTCGCGCAAAAGGCCGGGGCGAGCGTGCCGCGTTGGCTCGCCGAGCGCTTCGACGGACTGGACGAAGACCCGGAGACTCGCGCGCTCATCGCCGCCACGACGGCCGTCGAGCAGGTGATGAGCCTGGCGCGCGCCGGCGTCAATGAATTCCACTTCTACACCAATAATCGCGCCGACCTCGTCTTCGCCATTTGCCATTTGCTTGGCGTGCGTCCCGTTCGTGAAAGGGCCATCGCATGA
- a CDS encoding ArsR/SmtB family transcription factor: MSNAEIRKSVATLALDPTLAALNAAGEETRLRLLALLAQSELTVSEVVAILGQSQPRVSRHLKLLVEAGLVERRREGAWAFFRLSPAGPAGALARAIVGWLEADDALLAGDRARLAQVRQARAENAARYFAAHAEEWDRIRALHVPEESVEEAMREVVGERPVRNLLDLGAGAGRMLELFAPQAERAVGVDLSSAMLGVARGRLEATGFDNVQLRQGDIYALPIERNSIDLAIMHQVLHFLDDPGRALREAARVLAPGGRLLVVDFAPHQEETLRDKHAHRRLGFSDAEITGLLAQAGLDIVQRRQLAPDPREGAKLTVSLWLARDPRVIADPIPAASYETA; this comes from the coding sequence ATGTCTAACGCAGAAATCAGGAAGTCCGTCGCCACATTGGCCCTCGACCCGACGCTTGCGGCGCTGAACGCCGCTGGAGAGGAGACGCGCCTGCGTCTTCTGGCGTTGCTTGCCCAGTCGGAGCTGACGGTGAGCGAGGTTGTGGCGATCCTGGGCCAGTCTCAGCCGCGCGTCTCGCGCCATCTTAAGCTCCTCGTCGAGGCTGGCCTCGTCGAGCGCCGCCGCGAAGGGGCGTGGGCCTTTTTCCGTCTGTCGCCGGCCGGCCCGGCGGGCGCCCTCGCGCGCGCCATTGTCGGTTGGCTCGAGGCTGACGACGCGCTTCTCGCCGGCGATCGCGCCAGACTCGCTCAGGTGCGCCAGGCGCGCGCCGAGAACGCCGCGCGTTATTTCGCCGCGCATGCCGAGGAGTGGGACCGCATTCGCGCGCTGCACGTCCCCGAGGAGAGCGTCGAGGAGGCGATGCGCGAGGTCGTGGGCGAGAGACCGGTGCGCAATCTGCTCGATCTCGGCGCCGGCGCCGGACGGATGCTGGAGCTGTTCGCGCCCCAGGCCGAACGCGCCGTCGGCGTCGATCTTTCCTCCGCCATGCTCGGCGTCGCGCGCGGCCGTCTCGAAGCGACCGGCTTCGACAATGTGCAGCTGCGCCAGGGCGACATCTACGCGCTGCCGATCGAGCGCAACTCCATCGACCTCGCGATCATGCATCAGGTTCTGCATTTTCTCGACGATCCAGGCCGCGCCCTGCGCGAGGCGGCGCGGGTGCTCGCGCCCGGCGGCCGTCTGCTGGTCGTCGACTTTGCCCCGCATCAGGAAGAGACGCTGCGCGACAAGCACGCCCATCGCCGCCTCGGCTTTTCCGACGCTGAAATCACCGGATTGCTCGCGCAAGCCGGCCTCGACATTGTTCAACGCCGGCAACTGGCGCCCGACCCTCGCGAAGGCGCCAAGCTCACCGTGTCCTTGTGGCTGGCGCGCGATCCGCGCGTCATCGCCGATCCCATTCCCGCAGCATCTTATGAGACAGCCTGA